In a single window of the Nodularia spumigena CCY9414 genome:
- a CDS encoding Npun_F0494 family protein, protein MTNINSQNRNTFFYTRSTEERAKRSLVCSPFKIVLFETMRQQSVALGAIAMENGLKHGYTKRPLSELVCDNALGWLIQVGVLRREVDGQGITDGFRLTPLGHQLVEQFQGENLPNPSWRDRLYNSVIYWFRLPF, encoded by the coding sequence ATGACTAATATTAATTCTCAAAACCGGAATACGTTTTTTTATACACGTAGCACAGAAGAAAGGGCGAAGCGATCGCTTGTCTGTTCTCCCTTCAAGATTGTTTTGTTTGAAACAATGCGTCAGCAGAGTGTAGCATTAGGTGCGATCGCTATGGAAAATGGTCTCAAGCATGGCTATACCAAACGCCCGTTATCAGAATTGGTGTGCGATAATGCTCTGGGCTGGCTGATTCAAGTTGGTGTTTTGCGGCGAGAAGTTGATGGTCAAGGAATTACCGATGGTTTTCGCCTAACTCCTCTAGGACATCAGTTAGTGGAACAATTCCAGGGCGAAAATTTGCCTAATCCTTCCTGGCGCGATCGCCTGTATAATTCGGTAATTTACTGGTTTAGACTACCTTTTTAA
- the cobQ gene encoding cobyric acid synthase CobQ, which yields MKAIMVVGTTSHAGKSLISTAICRILSRRGLRVAPFKGQNMALNAYVTANGGEIGYAQAVQAWAAGVAPWVEMNPILLKPQGDMTSQVIIKGRAVGKVKASDYYEQYFDIGWQAIQESLKHLSTEFDFLVCEGAGSPAEINLKHRDLTNMRIAKYLNAPTILVVDIDRGGAFAHVVGTLELLDPEERQLIKGIVINKFRGQRSILEPGIKWLEERIGIPVVGVIPYFQEVFPAEDSLDLLERKSYKTNTDLNITVIRLPRIANFTDFDPLESEPTVAVKFLGMKQDLGHPDAVIIPGSKTTITDLLLMQKTGMAEAIQNYAASGGTVLGICGGYQMLGQIIADPEGAEGQAGRFQGLNLLPIRTVITGQKIARQRQVSSNYPQMGLPVNGFEIHQGRSRVEEQGDKTAYLPLFDDPNLGLVDSCQSIWGTYLHGLFDNGPWRRAWLNRLRQQRGLKSLPTGVANYREQREQILDYLATEVETHLNLTPFLP from the coding sequence ATGAAAGCAATTATGGTAGTGGGAACAACATCCCACGCAGGGAAATCACTGATAAGCACCGCTATTTGTCGCATTTTGTCGCGGCGTGGTTTGCGAGTGGCTCCCTTTAAAGGTCAAAATATGGCTTTGAATGCTTATGTCACTGCCAATGGGGGAGAAATTGGTTATGCTCAAGCAGTACAAGCTTGGGCTGCGGGTGTTGCTCCTTGGGTAGAAATGAACCCGATTTTACTCAAACCCCAAGGAGATATGACATCCCAAGTCATTATCAAAGGTAGAGCAGTAGGCAAAGTTAAAGCTTCAGATTATTACGAACAATACTTTGATATTGGTTGGCAGGCAATACAAGAATCTCTCAAACATTTATCCACAGAATTTGATTTTCTAGTCTGTGAAGGCGCAGGTAGTCCGGCGGAGATTAATCTCAAGCACCGCGACTTAACTAATATGCGGATAGCAAAATATTTGAATGCACCAACTATATTAGTAGTAGATATTGACCGTGGTGGCGCTTTTGCCCATGTAGTCGGTACTCTGGAGTTATTAGATCCAGAAGAACGCCAATTAATAAAAGGTATAGTAATTAACAAATTCCGGGGACAGCGATCGATCTTAGAACCAGGGATAAAATGGTTAGAAGAACGGATTGGTATCCCCGTTGTTGGTGTTATTCCTTATTTTCAAGAAGTATTTCCCGCAGAAGACTCCCTTGACCTACTAGAACGTAAGTCATACAAAACCAACACTGACCTGAATATCACCGTCATCCGCTTACCGAGAATTGCCAACTTTACCGATTTTGACCCCTTGGAATCGGAACCGACGGTAGCAGTAAAATTTCTGGGTATGAAGCAAGATTTAGGACATCCTGATGCCGTAATTATCCCAGGGTCAAAGACCACAATTACTGACTTGCTCCTAATGCAAAAAACTGGGATGGCAGAAGCAATTCAAAACTATGCAGCTTCTGGTGGTACGGTCTTGGGGATTTGCGGTGGCTACCAAATGCTGGGGCAAATTATCGCCGATCCAGAAGGAGCAGAAGGACAAGCAGGTAGATTTCAGGGGTTAAATCTTTTACCCATTAGAACTGTCATTACAGGACAGAAAATTGCCCGCCAGCGCCAAGTTAGCTCAAATTATCCCCAGATGGGTTTACCAGTGAATGGGTTTGAAATCCACCAAGGGCGATCGCGTGTAGAAGAACAAGGAGATAAAACAGCCTATCTACCTCTATTTGATGATCCTAATTTAGGGTTAGTCGATAGCTGTCAATCTATTTGGGGTACATATCTCCACGGACTTTTTGACAATGGCCCTTGGCGACGGGCTTGGTTAAATCGCTTGCGTCAACAACGAGGCTTAAAATCTTTACCCACTGGTGTTGCTAACTACCGAGAACAGCGAGAACAGATTTTAGACTACCTCGCCACAGAAGTTGAAACCCATTTAAATTTAACGCCCTTTTTACCTTAA
- a CDS encoding 2Fe-2S iron-sulfur cluster-binding protein, whose protein sequence is MSIRVRFLPDDITVDAEVGEPLLDVAERAGVFIPTGCLMGSCHACTVELENGDVIRACISAVSPGREEITINLYSDPTW, encoded by the coding sequence ATGAGTATTCGCGTCCGCTTTTTGCCAGATGATATTACTGTTGATGCCGAAGTCGGAGAACCTCTGTTAGATGTAGCAGAACGGGCTGGGGTGTTTATTCCCACCGGTTGTCTCATGGGGTCTTGTCACGCTTGCACAGTAGAACTAGAAAATGGAGATGTCATTCGCGCTTGTATTTCAGCAGTATCTCCAGGGCGCGAAGAAATCACAATTAATTTGTATAGTGACCCAACGTGGTAG
- a CDS encoding type II toxin-antitoxin system HicA family toxin, which produces MPKKIRELKQMLRQVGFTEIPGKGSHTNWVHPLYTGKITISGKDGADAQRYQEKKIKQAVEKVEGRKQDE; this is translated from the coding sequence ATGCCTAAAAAAATTAGAGAACTTAAGCAAATGCTTCGCCAAGTTGGTTTTACAGAAATCCCAGGCAAAGGAAGTCATACTAACTGGGTGCATCCCTTATATACTGGAAAAATCACGATTTCAGGTAAAGACGGAGCAGATGCTCAACGCTACCAAGAGAAGAAAATAAAACAAGCAGTTGAGAAGGTTGAAGGGAGAAAACAAGATGAGTAA
- a CDS encoding type II toxin-antitoxin system HicB family antitoxin, whose protein sequence is MSNLKYQMIIQWSEEDNCFLVGFPDFPGQEWRTHGETYQLAVANGIEALESLIIAYEATGDTLPQPTVCNAA, encoded by the coding sequence ATGAGTAATCTCAAATACCAAATGATTATTCAATGGTCAGAGGAAGATAATTGCTTCTTGGTAGGATTCCCAGATTTTCCCGGACAAGAATGGCGAACTCATGGGGAAACTTACCAATTAGCAGTAGCCAACGGCATTGAAGCCTTAGAATCTCTGATTATTGCTTATGAAGCTACGGGCGATACACTACCACAACCAACAGTGTGTAACGCCGCATAG
- a CDS encoding SRPBCC family protein, whose protein sequence is MAEWLEHSVQIEVEAPIELVWGLWSDLEQMPRWMKWIDSVKISPENPDISLWKLSTNGLEFKWQSRMLKVVKQQIIQWESVDGLPNQGAIRFYDRHGSSIVKMTISYAIPGLIGKIMDNLFLGRVVESTIQADLERFKEYALNVKSNS, encoded by the coding sequence ATGGCAGAGTGGTTAGAGCATAGTGTGCAGATTGAAGTAGAAGCTCCCATAGAATTAGTATGGGGTCTTTGGTCTGATTTAGAGCAAATGCCCCGTTGGATGAAGTGGATTGATTCGGTGAAGATTTCGCCAGAGAATCCAGATATTTCTCTATGGAAACTCAGCACTAATGGTTTGGAATTTAAATGGCAATCCCGGATGCTGAAAGTTGTCAAACAGCAAATTATTCAATGGGAATCCGTTGATGGTTTGCCGAATCAGGGAGCAATTCGCTTTTACGATCGCCACGGTAGCAGTATTGTTAAAATGACTATTTCCTATGCTATTCCGGGGCTGATTGGTAAAATTATGGATAATTTGTTTTTAGGTAGGGTAGTTGAGTCTACTATTCAAGCTGACTTGGAAAGGTTCAAAGAATATGCTTTGAATGTCAAGTCTAATAGCTAA
- the zds gene encoding 9,9'-di-cis-zeta-carotene desaturase — protein MRVAIVGAGLAGLATAVDLADAGCEVQIFESRPFVGGKVSSWVDDDGNHIEMGLHVFFGCYYQLFDLMEKVGALSNLRLKEHTHTFINKGGRTGTLDFRFFTGAPFNGLKAFFTTSQLSLQDKLQNAIALGTSPIVRGLVDFNGAMKTIRTLDKVSFAQWFRSHGGSEGSIKRMWNPIAYALGFIDCNHISARCMLTIFQFFASKTEASIMRMLEGSPNEYLHQPILKYLEARGAQVYTRRQVREIQFTESGEETQVTGIVVAEGDTTETITADAYVFACDVPGIQRILPQEWRKWSEFDNIYKLDAVPVATVQLRFDGWVTELQDEAQRKQLNHAAGIDNLLYTADADFSCFADLALASPSDYYRPGEGSLLQLVLTPGDPFIKQSNEAIAQHVLKQVHELFPSSRELNMTWYSVVKLAKSLYREAPGMDPFRPNQKTPINNFFLAGSYTQQDYIDSMEGATISGRRAAKVILENIKK, from the coding sequence ATGCGTGTTGCAATAGTGGGTGCGGGACTGGCTGGGCTAGCAACCGCAGTAGATTTGGCTGATGCTGGTTGTGAAGTCCAAATTTTTGAGTCCCGTCCATTTGTTGGTGGTAAAGTTAGTAGTTGGGTTGATGATGATGGCAACCATATTGAAATGGGGTTGCACGTATTTTTTGGTTGTTACTACCAGCTATTTGATTTAATGGAAAAAGTGGGGGCGTTGTCGAATTTACGCTTGAAAGAACATACCCACACCTTTATTAATAAAGGGGGACGCACTGGTACATTAGATTTTCGCTTTTTTACGGGTGCGCCTTTCAATGGTTTAAAGGCATTTTTTACGACTTCTCAACTGTCATTACAAGATAAACTACAAAATGCGATCGCCTTGGGTACTAGCCCCATAGTCCGGGGGTTGGTAGACTTTAACGGGGCGATGAAAACTATCCGTACCTTAGACAAAGTTAGCTTTGCTCAATGGTTCCGCAGTCACGGCGGTAGTGAGGGTAGCATTAAACGGATGTGGAATCCCATTGCTTATGCTTTGGGATTTATTGATTGTAACCATATTTCTGCCCGTTGTATGTTGACAATCTTCCAGTTTTTTGCATCTAAAACGGAAGCCTCAATTATGCGGATGCTGGAAGGTTCCCCGAATGAGTATTTGCACCAGCCTATCCTCAAATATTTAGAAGCAAGAGGCGCTCAAGTTTATACGCGTCGCCAAGTCCGGGAAATTCAATTTACCGAGTCAGGCGAAGAAACTCAAGTGACTGGTATAGTGGTAGCCGAAGGTGACACCACAGAAACTATTACTGCTGATGCTTACGTCTTTGCTTGCGATGTCCCAGGCATTCAGCGTATATTACCCCAAGAGTGGCGTAAGTGGTCAGAATTTGACAATATTTATAAATTGGATGCCGTACCAGTAGCCACAGTACAGTTACGATTTGATGGCTGGGTGACAGAACTGCAAGATGAAGCGCAACGCAAACAGTTAAATCATGCTGCGGGGATAGATAATTTGCTCTATACCGCCGATGCTGATTTTTCTTGTTTTGCTGATTTGGCTTTAGCTAGCCCCAGTGATTATTATCGCCCAGGGGAAGGGTCTTTATTGCAGCTGGTACTCACACCGGGAGATCCTTTTATTAAACAAAGTAATGAGGCGATCGCGCAACACGTCCTCAAGCAAGTTCATGAACTATTCCCCTCATCACGAGAACTGAATATGACTTGGTATAGCGTTGTGAAATTGGCAAAATCTCTCTACCGGGAAGCCCCAGGAATGGACCCTTTCCGTCCTAACCAAAAAACACCGATCAATAACTTCTTTTTAGCAGGTAGCTATACTCAACAAGATTACATCGATAGCATGGAAGGAGCAACCATTTCCGGACGACGGGCGGCAAAAGTGATTTTAGAGAACATCAAAAAATAA
- a CDS encoding RNA-guided endonuclease InsQ/TnpB family protein, translating into MLRTAWDRCFKKVSGAPKFKKKGKSDSFELDGTIKIRGTHKIQLPKLGVLKTSESLPQIPPKSVTISRTADRWYISFRVEVEPTDTHSLVDVVGVDLGVKSLATLSTGEVFEGAKSYRTLETKLSRLQWINRHQVKGSANWKKAQSKIARLHQRIANIRKDTLHKLTTYLAKNHGTVVIEDLNVSGMMANRKLAKGIADMGFYEFGHQLEYKTKLYGSELVVVDRWYPSSKTCSHCGVQKESLSLQERVFKCEHCGFECDRDLNAAINLKNAASHAVSACGLVSADTARMKQEDFSLLANVSKL; encoded by the coding sequence TTGCTCAGAACAGCCTGGGATAGATGCTTTAAAAAAGTGTCAGGCGCTCCCAAGTTCAAGAAGAAAGGAAAATCTGACTCATTTGAGTTAGACGGAACAATTAAAATTCGTGGTACTCACAAAATCCAACTTCCCAAGTTAGGCGTACTCAAAACATCCGAGAGCTTACCCCAGATTCCACCTAAATCTGTAACTATTAGTCGCACTGCTGACCGTTGGTATATCTCGTTTCGGGTTGAGGTAGAGCCAACAGACACGCATTCGCTAGTTGACGTTGTAGGCGTTGACTTGGGTGTTAAATCTCTTGCTACCTTATCGACTGGAGAAGTGTTTGAAGGCGCGAAATCATACCGCACTTTAGAGACCAAACTATCTAGACTGCAATGGATAAACCGCCATCAGGTTAAAGGTTCCGCTAACTGGAAAAAAGCGCAATCTAAAATTGCACGACTACACCAACGCATTGCTAATATCCGCAAAGATACATTACATAAACTCACTACTTATCTAGCCAAGAACCACGGCACTGTAGTAATCGAGGATCTAAATGTGTCTGGGATGATGGCGAACAGGAAACTAGCTAAGGGCATCGCTGACATGGGATTTTATGAGTTTGGTCATCAGTTAGAGTACAAAACTAAACTCTATGGCAGTGAGTTGGTAGTAGTTGATAGATGGTATCCCAGCAGCAAAACTTGCTCCCACTGTGGAGTCCAGAAAGAATCTCTATCACTCCAAGAACGTGTATTCAAGTGTGAACATTGCGGGTTTGAATGTGACAGGGATCTAAACGCGGCAATTAATCTCAAAAACGCGGCGAGTCACGCCGTGTCAGCTTGTGGACTGGTGAGTGCCGACACTGCCAGGATGAAGCAAGAAGATTTCAGTTTGTTAGCAAACGTTAGTAAATTATGA
- a CDS encoding DUF6930 domain-containing protein: MTSFNRSTSRRLKTLTQIPSVWEGDRRPMSSSPMQDSGSEAQGECILWVDGSQGVVRGMDMVAPETGPEAIVRTLMRAMEHPHSPGKPARPQKIVVKDREIQFYLRGVLQDLDIVIDYVPELPLIDELFRGFTEILENQVPDLPPQYAQVLHDQALAVWQNAPWEFLEEQQILSIEINSLDVGTLYASIMGMLGMEYGILFYRSEDSLKQFRAAILQDDESQAGLEEAFLKQDCLFLTFESEDEMGEDEMDEDEDLADLPISEIEPTFGNIHPLEGLRSVLYEEEALAVFVALESLSRFIRDYYPQLNSETFPSLSRSYRISLPKSDSQSITSLSVTVSTMPQLAAELEEMAGFGMEELEMGEEEELPDFASLRDDLIPSDSFLSLGVISWEMLESLRQGVQTHQPGEISKVGDGFPVILIQTSRPKAKIVIDNIAAAGGLKAICFNPGADPFDGDRYDLGLLQTEDGELFLFGEFLDDDPTHREARQTWNQRCKNTKGYCGLIIAKGLTGSSRGNPQLRDMMALFEARSLSPKDLGLGTLQLMPQV; this comes from the coding sequence ATGACAAGTTTTAATCGCTCTACCAGTCGTCGGTTGAAGACATTAACTCAAATTCCTTCTGTATGGGAGGGCGATCGCCGTCCAATGTCATCATCGCCCATGCAGGATTCAGGCTCGGAGGCTCAGGGTGAATGTATTCTTTGGGTAGATGGTTCACAGGGTGTTGTCCGTGGAATGGACATGGTAGCGCCTGAAACCGGCCCAGAAGCAATTGTTCGCACCTTAATGCGCGCAATGGAGCATCCCCACAGTCCTGGTAAACCCGCCAGACCCCAAAAGATTGTCGTGAAAGACCGGGAAATTCAGTTTTACCTGCGCGGTGTGCTGCAAGATTTGGATATTGTCATTGATTACGTTCCGGAATTACCCTTAATTGACGAACTGTTTCGTGGGTTTACGGAAATCCTGGAGAACCAAGTTCCCGATTTACCTCCCCAGTATGCACAAGTCTTGCATGATCAAGCCTTGGCTGTTTGGCAGAATGCTCCTTGGGAATTTTTAGAAGAACAGCAAATCTTGTCCATAGAGATTAACAGCCTAGATGTTGGTACACTCTACGCCTCAATCATGGGGATGCTAGGGATGGAGTATGGAATTTTATTTTATCGTTCGGAAGATTCTCTCAAACAGTTTCGGGCAGCAATTTTACAGGATGATGAATCACAAGCAGGCTTAGAAGAAGCTTTCTTGAAACAAGATTGCTTATTTCTGACTTTTGAAAGTGAAGATGAAATGGGCGAAGATGAAATGGACGAAGATGAAGATTTAGCCGATCTGCCCATATCGGAAATTGAGCCTACTTTCGGTAATATCCACCCTTTAGAAGGCTTGCGATCTGTTTTATATGAAGAAGAAGCACTTGCAGTCTTTGTGGCTTTAGAAAGCCTGAGCCGCTTTATCCGCGATTACTACCCCCAACTCAATAGTGAGACTTTTCCTAGCCTGAGCCGTAGCTATCGTATTTCTCTCCCGAAATCAGATTCGCAATCAATTACATCTTTGTCTGTGACTGTCTCCACTATGCCCCAGTTAGCAGCAGAATTAGAGGAAATGGCAGGTTTTGGGATGGAAGAACTAGAAATGGGAGAGGAGGAAGAATTACCTGATTTTGCTTCCTTGCGAGATGATTTGATCCCATCCGATTCTTTTCTCAGTCTGGGAGTAATCTCTTGGGAGATGCTAGAGTCCTTGCGTCAAGGTGTTCAAACTCATCAACCTGGTGAAATCTCAAAAGTCGGTGATGGATTCCCGGTAATTTTAATTCAAACCTCGCGACCCAAGGCGAAAATTGTCATTGACAATATAGCGGCCGCCGGCGGACTCAAGGCCATTTGCTTTAATCCTGGTGCTGATCCTTTTGATGGCGATCGCTACGACTTGGGTTTATTGCAAACTGAAGATGGTGAATTGTTCTTGTTCGGTGAATTTTTAGATGACGATCCCACTCATAGAGAAGCCCGCCAAACATGGAATCAGCGATGTAAAAATACCAAGGGCTACTGTGGTTTGATTATTGCCAAAGGTTTAACAGGATCTTCCCGTGGTAATCCCCAGTTACGAGATATGATGGCTTTGTTTGAAGCGCGATCGCTTTCACCTAAAGATTTAGGTCTCGGCACTCTCCAACTCATGCCGCAAGTTTAA
- a CDS encoding iron-sulfur cluster assembly accessory protein, translated as MTQAIQSQQRGILLSESALLQVKSLQQKQGNELCLRVGVRQGGCSGMSYMMDFEDTSKITPQDEVFDYDGFKIVCDGKSLLYLYGLMLDYSDAMIGGGFQFTNPNAAQTCGCGKSFGV; from the coding sequence ATGACACAAGCAATTCAGTCCCAACAACGTGGAATTCTACTGAGCGAATCAGCCTTGCTTCAGGTAAAATCCTTGCAACAAAAGCAAGGCAACGAATTATGCTTACGAGTAGGAGTCCGTCAAGGCGGTTGCTCTGGAATGTCTTACATGATGGACTTTGAGGACACCAGCAAGATCACCCCTCAGGATGAAGTTTTCGATTACGATGGTTTCAAAATTGTTTGTGATGGCAAAAGCTTATTATACCTGTATGGTTTAATGCTCGATTATAGCGATGCCATGATTGGTGGGGGTTTCCAGTTCACGAACCCCAATGCAGCCCAAACCTGTGGTTGCGGCAAGTCATTTGGAGTGTAA
- a CDS encoding tetratricopeptide repeat protein: MAQTVEFLFDTGLERYKAGEAPESLIPVFKEVCDRAPQTSSAWICLAWLYLLDNKPNLAYKAARKAVKLNPQDPQARINLAMSMLETGQKGLREHIDFAKQLIFVNEEWEKEVKDSIADGLSRKPDWQSLTKVQTWLFE; this comes from the coding sequence ATGGCTCAAACAGTTGAATTCCTGTTTGATACAGGTTTAGAACGCTATAAAGCTGGTGAAGCACCAGAATCTCTCATCCCTGTATTTAAAGAAGTGTGCGATCGCGCCCCTCAAACCAGTTCAGCTTGGATTTGTTTAGCTTGGTTGTATTTGCTAGACAACAAACCCAACTTGGCTTACAAAGCGGCACGGAAGGCAGTAAAGTTAAATCCACAAGACCCACAAGCCAGAATTAATTTGGCTATGTCCATGTTGGAAACAGGTCAAAAAGGCTTGCGAGAACATATTGACTTCGCCAAACAGTTAATTTTTGTCAACGAAGAATGGGAAAAAGAAGTTAAAGATAGCATCGCCGATGGTTTAAGCAGAAAACCAGATTGGCAAAGTTTGACAAAAGTCCAAACCTGGTTATTTGAATAA
- a CDS encoding TIGR01777 family oxidoreductase produces the protein MKVAITGATGFVGSRLVERLHKEGNSILVLTRNTSSAQRVFPPGGFPNVEIVEYKPTVSGSWQDTIAGCDGVVNLAGEPIAEERWTREQKQKILNSRQLGTQKIVEAIAKADPQPSVLVNASAVGYYGTSETATFDETSSSGHDFLAQVCQAWEAEAQKVKDAGVRLVILRLGIVLGNGGALGKMITPFKLFAGGPLGSGRQWLSWIHEYDLVNLIVQALTNPQMEGVYNATAPHPVRMAQLSETLGQVMQRPSWLPVPGFALEALLGDGAMVVLEGQQVMPKRTLAAGFGYEYPDLLPALAEIIH, from the coding sequence ATGAAAGTAGCCATTACTGGAGCAACGGGATTTGTCGGGAGTCGTTTGGTAGAACGACTGCATAAGGAGGGTAATAGTATACTGGTGTTAACTCGCAACACTTCCTCTGCTCAAAGAGTTTTTCCACCAGGGGGTTTTCCTAATGTAGAAATTGTGGAATATAAACCGACAGTATCTGGTTCTTGGCAAGATACTATTGCTGGTTGTGATGGTGTAGTTAATCTCGCAGGAGAACCCATTGCTGAGGAACGCTGGACACGAGAACAAAAGCAGAAAATCCTCAATAGTCGCCAGCTAGGTACACAGAAAATAGTGGAAGCGATCGCCAAAGCTGATCCTCAACCCTCTGTATTAGTTAATGCCTCGGCTGTTGGTTACTATGGAACCAGTGAAACAGCTACCTTTGATGAAACCAGTTCATCTGGTCACGATTTTCTCGCTCAAGTCTGTCAAGCCTGGGAAGCGGAAGCACAAAAAGTTAAAGATGCGGGTGTGCGCTTGGTGATTCTGCGTTTGGGTATTGTTCTGGGAAATGGTGGTGCTTTGGGCAAAATGATTACACCTTTCAAACTTTTTGCAGGTGGTCCCCTTGGTAGTGGTCGGCAATGGTTATCATGGATTCACGAATATGACTTAGTAAACCTGATTGTGCAAGCTTTAACTAACCCACAAATGGAAGGCGTATATAATGCAACTGCCCCTCATCCTGTGCGGATGGCACAGTTAAGCGAAACTTTGGGACAAGTTATGCAACGTCCTTCGTGGTTACCTGTTCCTGGGTTTGCTCTGGAAGCTCTCTTAGGAGATGGCGCGATGGTAGTTTTAGAAGGTCAACAAGTCATGCCTAAACGTACCTTGGCGGCTGGTTTTGGGTATGAATACCCAGATTTGCTACCAGCATTGGCAGAAATTATTCACTAA